GGAGGCCGAGGACGAGCTCCTCGTCAATTCGCTCTCCATGCTCTGCCCCTTCGAGCCCGAGGAAAAGCAGGCGCTGCTCGAGGCACCCTCCCTCGGCACCCGCCGCGAGACCCTTGTCACGCTCATCGAATACGCGCTCCGCGGCGGGCAGGCCGACGAGGTCATGCAGTGACCGTCGCCTTCGATCGCAAGATGCTCGAAGTGCTCGTCTGCCCGCAAACCCGCCAGCGCCTGAGCTACGACGCCGAGGCGCAGGAGCTTATCTCCAAGGCCGCGCACCTGGCCTTCCCCATCCGCGACGGGATCCCCGTGCTCTTGGTGGACGAGGCGCGTCAGCTCGACTGACGGCGCGTGCGGGTGGACCGGGATCGAGGGGCCAGCCCCTCAAACTCCCCGAGGTACCCAGCACAAAGAAACCGGGATCGGCGCTCGGCCTCGCCTTCTTTGTGCCCGTACATCCGCCGGAGGCCGGTCCCGCTAGATCGGTTCGCCGCGAAGCAGCTTCGGAAGATCCCCTGTCAGACCCGCCGCCTCCCGCATGAAGCCGCGGCGCAGGCCGGGCAGCGCGTTGACCGCGCCCATCCCGAGATCGCGCAGCGCCCGCAGGCCGGGGCGGTCATTGGAGAAGAGCCGGTTGAAGCTGTCGGTGGCCAGCGCGAGCGTCGCGGTGTCGAAGCGCCGCCAGCGCTGGTAGCGCGCGAGGACGGCGCCGCTGCCGATGTCTTCGCCGCGGGCGCGGGCCTCCGAGAGGACCTCGGTGAGGGCCGCGACGTCGCGCATGCCCGCGTTGAGGCCCTGGCCCGCGATGGGGTGGATGCCGTGGGCGGCGTCCCCCACGAGGGCCACGCGGTCGGCGACGAAGCTCTTCGCGAGTGAGAGGTTGAGCGGGTAGGTGAAGCGGTCGCCTGCCAGCGACACCGCGCCGAGGAAATCGCCGAAGCGCGGGCGGAGAACGGCGAGGTAGGCCGCGTCATCCATCTCCGCGATGGCCCGAGCGCGGGCCTCGGCCTCGGTCCAGACGACGCCCACGCGATTCTCGGTGAGGGGCAGGATCGCCAACGGGCCCTCGGGGAGGAAGAGCTGGTGCGCGACGCCGCCATGGGGCTTTTCCACGTGGAGCGCGCAGACGAGGGAAGTCTGCCCGTAGGGCCAGGCCATCCGGCCGATCCCGGCACGCTGGGCCGTTCCCGAACCGCGCCCGTCGCAGCCGATGAGAAGGGGCGCGCTGAGGGTCTTGCCGTCTTCCAGCGCCACCTCCGCATGTCCGGGTGACACGCGCTGGTCCACGACGCGGGTCTTGGCGAGGTGGGTGAAACGCGGCTCTGCCGTCTCGGCCTCGAGGAGTGCGAGACGGGCGTGGCGGTCCTCGACCATGTAGCCCATGGGATCGGGCCCGATCTCGGCATGGTCGAAATGCATGAAGAAAGGGGCGGGCCGCTGCCCGGTGCGGCCGTCGCTGACCTTGATGGCGCGCATC
The genomic region above belongs to Pseudomonadota bacterium and contains:
- a CDS encoding Trm112 family protein, with product MLEVLVCPQTRQRLSYDAEAQELISKAAHLAFPIRDGIPVLLVDEARQLD
- a CDS encoding UbiH/UbiF/VisC/COQ6 family ubiquinone biosynthesis hydroxylase codes for the protein MQSDILITGGGIVGSTLALALARQGFDVTLLDALPKATRKKRGFDGRSYAMALATTRMLGQLGLWEALAPNAEAMRAIKVSDGRTGQRPAPFFMHFDHAEIGPDPMGYMVEDRHARLALLEAETAEPRFTHLAKTRVVDQRVSPGHAEVALEDGKTLSAPLLIGCDGRGSGTAQRAGIGRMAWPYGQTSLVCALHVEKPHGGVAHQLFLPEGPLAILPLTENRVGVVWTEAEARARAIAEMDDAAYLAVLRPRFGDFLGAVSLAGDRFTYPLNLSLAKSFVADRVALVGDAAHGIHPIAGQGLNAGMRDVAALTEVLSEARARGEDIGSGAVLARYQRWRRFDTATLALATDSFNRLFSNDRPGLRALRDLGMGAVNALPGLRRGFMREAAGLTGDLPKLLRGEPI